A part of Streptomyces sp. NBC_00557 genomic DNA contains:
- a CDS encoding DUF4012 domain-containing protein, translating to MPGPDRPGDRTPPRRRILRIALSAGGAILLAGAVWIGVTGVLARSELLAAQRDLDTLRQSVTAAPAPVSASAAAPSSAQKRDRAVRSAAAHAARAHDLTTGPAWYTGAQLPFLGGPLRTVRGAAYAADRLAGDVLAPLAHALPQPTAHSHGAGMPEALTSLRTHAPEIVRAARVASQVQTDVHALPGSTWLPAADRARAQLALQTDRLAPVTADASVAARVLPSMLGLQGERRYFLAFQNFAEARGTGGLPGAFAVLRADRGHLSFERFGNNTEMAKAKADVDLGADFAARYRSDEPTTVWENSNMSPHFPYAARIWAAAWRKHTGEHVDGAIAVDPATLSRLLRVTGPARTADGTRLTADNVVDLTERASYAKYHDVARRKAFFVDAARAAAAPLMAAADNARLLPALVVALHDAQRDGRLKVWSAHVAEQRLLGTRPYSGTLPDTPGPFAGLVVNNAAGSKLDYYLDRSLLWEAGSCSGGGRQVTATVTLTNRAPTSGLPDYVTQRDDRPPYRTRPGDNRLLVSYYAGVGARLTGATLDGRPALLAPGVERGHSVYTLDMELPARSHRTLVLHLLEPHANGTPALLRQPLLTPLRTTLKAKGSCGA from the coding sequence ATGCCCGGGCCCGACCGCCCCGGCGACCGGACACCGCCCCGCCGTCGCATCCTCCGGATCGCCCTGTCGGCCGGCGGGGCGATCCTGCTGGCCGGCGCGGTCTGGATCGGCGTCACCGGGGTGCTCGCCCGTTCCGAGCTGCTGGCGGCCCAACGGGACCTCGACACCCTGCGGCAGTCGGTGACGGCCGCGCCCGCGCCGGTCTCCGCCTCCGCCGCGGCTCCCTCGTCCGCGCAGAAACGCGACCGGGCGGTACGTTCGGCAGCCGCCCATGCGGCTCGCGCGCACGACCTCACCACCGGACCGGCCTGGTACACCGGTGCCCAACTGCCGTTTCTCGGCGGCCCGCTGAGGACCGTGCGCGGCGCCGCGTACGCGGCGGACCGACTGGCCGGCGACGTCCTGGCCCCCCTGGCCCACGCCCTGCCGCAGCCCACCGCGCACAGCCACGGCGCGGGCATGCCGGAGGCCCTGACGTCGCTGCGGACGCACGCCCCGGAGATCGTCCGGGCCGCGCGGGTCGCTTCTCAGGTGCAGACCGACGTGCACGCGCTGCCCGGCTCCACATGGCTGCCGGCGGCGGACCGGGCCCGGGCGCAGCTCGCGCTGCAGACGGACCGCCTGGCCCCGGTGACGGCCGACGCGTCCGTGGCGGCCCGCGTCCTGCCGTCCATGCTCGGCCTGCAGGGGGAACGGCGCTACTTCCTCGCGTTCCAGAACTTCGCCGAGGCGCGCGGCACGGGAGGTCTGCCGGGCGCCTTCGCCGTGCTGCGGGCAGACCGCGGTCATCTGTCCTTCGAGAGGTTCGGCAACAACACCGAGATGGCCAAGGCGAAGGCGGACGTCGACCTGGGAGCCGACTTCGCGGCGCGCTACCGGAGCGACGAACCCACCACCGTGTGGGAGAACTCCAACATGAGCCCGCACTTCCCCTACGCGGCCCGTATCTGGGCCGCCGCGTGGCGCAAGCACACCGGCGAGCACGTGGACGGCGCCATCGCCGTCGACCCGGCCACACTGAGCCGTCTGCTCCGGGTCACCGGCCCGGCCCGCACGGCCGACGGCACCCGACTCACCGCCGACAACGTCGTGGACCTCACCGAACGCGCCAGCTATGCGAAGTACCACGACGTCGCCCGACGCAAGGCGTTCTTCGTCGACGCGGCCCGCGCCGCCGCCGCGCCGCTGATGGCCGCCGCCGACAACGCCCGCCTGCTGCCCGCACTGGTCGTCGCCCTGCACGACGCTCAGCGGGACGGACGGCTGAAGGTGTGGAGTGCCCATGTGGCGGAGCAGCGCCTCCTCGGAACACGCCCCTACTCGGGCACGCTCCCGGACACCCCCGGCCCCTTCGCCGGGCTCGTGGTGAACAACGCGGCGGGCTCCAAGCTGGACTACTACCTGGACCGGAGCCTGCTCTGGGAGGCGGGCAGCTGTTCCGGCGGTGGGCGTCAGGTCACGGCGACGGTGACCCTGACCAACCGGGCCCCCACCTCCGGCCTGCCCGACTACGTCACGCAACGGGACGACCGCCCGCCCTACCGCACCCGGCCGGGCGACAACCGGCTCCTGGTGTCGTACTACGCGGGCGTCGGCGCCAGGCTCACCGGCGCCACCCTGGACGGCCGGCCCGCTCTGCTCGCACCCGGCGTCGAACGCGGCCACTCCGTGTACACCCTGGACATGGAACTGCCCGCCCGCTCCCACCGCACGCTGGTCCTGCACCTCCTGGAACCCCACGCGAACGGCACTCCCGCCCTGCTGCGGCAGCCCCTGCTGACACCGTTGCGCACCACCCTGAAGGCGAAGGGCTCGTGCGGTGCGTGA
- a CDS encoding glutaminyl-peptide cyclotransferase, translating into MRERLRRAASLVLSGALAFGWCAAARAAADERPLPARRVERLRVKVLEVLRHDPKAFTEGLEMAGGTLYESTGLSGGSSVRSGPPGKPPTVRAALPAPLFGEGITVLGRTLWQLTYRDRIAIERDARTLTELRRVPYRDEGWGACFQRARHRLVTSDGSARLAFRDPVTLAKTGGVTVTDEGRPVTDLNELECAGSAVYANVLFTDRIMRIDPATGAVTATIEASGLLRGDELVPGSTLNGIAAVPGTNQFLITGKFWPKMFRVVFVPA; encoded by the coding sequence GTGCGTGAGCGTCTGCGGCGGGCGGCGTCGCTGGTGCTCTCGGGTGCGCTCGCCTTCGGATGGTGTGCGGCCGCACGAGCGGCCGCCGACGAGCGGCCGCTCCCCGCACGCCGGGTCGAGCGCCTGCGGGTCAAGGTCCTCGAGGTCCTGCGGCACGACCCGAAGGCGTTCACCGAGGGCCTCGAGATGGCCGGCGGCACGCTCTACGAGAGCACCGGCTTGTCCGGAGGATCCTCCGTACGGTCCGGGCCTCCGGGCAAACCGCCCACGGTCCGCGCCGCGCTGCCCGCACCCCTCTTCGGGGAGGGGATCACCGTGCTGGGCCGGACCCTGTGGCAGCTCACCTATCGGGACCGCATCGCCATCGAGCGCGACGCCAGGACCCTCACGGAACTGCGCCGCGTGCCCTACCGCGACGAGGGCTGGGGCGCCTGCTTCCAGCGGGCACGGCACCGGCTGGTGACGAGCGACGGCTCGGCGCGCCTGGCGTTCCGTGACCCGGTGACGCTCGCGAAGACGGGCGGGGTCACCGTGACCGACGAAGGCCGCCCGGTCACGGACCTCAATGAACTGGAGTGCGCCGGCTCCGCCGTGTACGCCAACGTGCTCTTCACCGACCGGATCATGCGCATCGATCCCGCCACCGGAGCGGTGACGGCGACCATCGAGGCGTCGGGCCTGCTGCGCGGCGACGAACTCGTCCCGGGATCCACGCTGAACGGCATCGCGGCCGTCCCCGGAACCAACCAGTTCCTGATCACCGGGAAGTTCTGGCCCAAGATGTTCCGGGTGGTGTTCGTGCCGGCCTGA
- a CDS encoding GDP-L-fucose synthase family protein, translating to MAIRTNTGPDVPRPAAAALRVSAAAPAGGLRRPLDRSARVFVAGGRGLVGSAVCRELVREGFTDVIRPGSAELDLRERSTVLEWFAAERPGVVVLAAARVGGIRANATRPAEFLSDNLRIQVNVLDAALEQRVERLLFLGSSCIYPKFAEQPIREEALLTGPLEPTNDAYAIAKIAGILQVQAVRRQYGLPWISAMPTNLYGPGDNFHPEHSHVLPSLIRRFHEAKESGAPRVVNWGSGSPRREFLHVDDLARACVHLLEHYDADEPVNVGTGTDLTIRELADMVAEVVGYHGLVEWDRSQPDGTPRKLLDVSRLTALGWAPRIELREGLGQTYAWYVENLESGVLRR from the coding sequence ATGGCCATCCGTACGAACACCGGCCCCGATGTCCCACGTCCAGCCGCTGCAGCACTGAGGGTCTCGGCCGCGGCGCCGGCCGGAGGGCTCCGCCGCCCTCTCGACCGCTCGGCGCGCGTGTTCGTTGCCGGGGGGCGGGGGCTGGTCGGTTCGGCGGTGTGCAGGGAACTGGTGCGAGAGGGGTTCACCGATGTGATCCGGCCCGGTTCCGCGGAGTTGGACCTGCGAGAACGTTCGACCGTGCTCGAGTGGTTCGCAGCCGAGCGCCCCGGCGTGGTCGTGCTCGCCGCCGCCCGGGTCGGCGGGATCAGGGCGAACGCCACCCGGCCCGCCGAGTTCCTCTCCGACAATCTGCGCATCCAGGTCAACGTGCTGGACGCCGCCCTCGAACAGCGCGTGGAGCGGCTGCTGTTCCTCGGGTCCAGTTGCATCTACCCCAAGTTCGCCGAGCAGCCCATCCGGGAGGAGGCGCTGCTGACGGGCCCGCTCGAGCCGACCAACGACGCCTACGCCATCGCCAAGATCGCCGGCATTCTGCAGGTGCAGGCGGTGCGGCGGCAGTACGGGCTGCCCTGGATCTCCGCCATGCCGACCAATCTGTACGGTCCCGGCGACAACTTCCACCCCGAGCACTCGCATGTGCTGCCGTCCCTGATCCGGCGCTTCCACGAGGCGAAGGAGTCGGGGGCGCCGCGCGTGGTGAACTGGGGCAGCGGCTCGCCCCGGCGGGAGTTCCTGCACGTGGACGACCTGGCCCGGGCGTGTGTGCACCTGCTGGAGCACTACGACGCGGACGAGCCGGTCAATGTCGGCACCGGCACGGACCTGACCATCCGTGAACTGGCGGACATGGTCGCGGAGGTCGTCGGCTACCACGGGCTTGTCGAGTGGGATCGGAGTCAGCCGGACGGCACTCCGCGCAAGCTCCTCGACGTCTCCCGGCTCACCGCGCTGGGCTGGGCGCCCCGCATCGAACTGCGCGAGGGACTCGGTCAGACGTACGCCTGGTACGTGGAGAACCTGGAATCCGGCGTCCTGCGGCGGTGA
- the gmd gene encoding GDP-mannose 4,6-dehydratase — protein sequence MTVKTALITGITGQDGSYLAELLLQKGYVVHGIVRRASTFNTQRIEHLYRDPHDPEARLFLHYGDLTDGTRIAGLLERLQPDEVYHLAAQSHVRVSFDEPEFTGNTTGLSTTRLLEAIRSTNLPCRFYQASSSEMFGAVPPPQNEDTPFHPRSPYGVAKVYAYWVTRNYREAYGIYAVNGILFNHESARRGPTFVTRKVAMAAARIKAGLQSELYMGNLEARRDWGYAPEYVEAMWRMLQQDQPDDYVVATGTSYSVRDFVEHCFAHVGLDWRDHVRFDERYLRPSEVDDLVGDASKANRVLGWRPRVLTPELARLMVDAELAALGGTRAEPVPASGASSALLTAVMT from the coding sequence GTGACGGTAAAGACCGCGCTCATCACCGGTATCACCGGTCAGGACGGCTCCTACCTGGCAGAGTTGTTGCTGCAGAAGGGATATGTGGTCCACGGAATCGTCCGCCGCGCCTCGACCTTCAACACCCAACGCATCGAGCATCTCTACCGGGACCCGCACGACCCGGAGGCTCGTCTCTTCCTGCACTACGGCGATCTGACCGACGGTACCCGGATCGCAGGTCTGCTCGAGCGGCTGCAGCCCGACGAGGTCTACCATTTGGCTGCCCAGTCACACGTACGAGTGTCTTTCGACGAGCCCGAGTTCACCGGAAACACCACTGGTCTGAGTACCACCCGGCTACTCGAAGCCATTCGGAGCACAAATCTGCCCTGCCGCTTCTACCAGGCCTCCAGTTCCGAGATGTTCGGCGCGGTACCTCCGCCCCAGAACGAGGACACGCCCTTTCACCCCCGTTCCCCCTATGGCGTCGCCAAGGTCTACGCCTACTGGGTGACCCGTAATTATCGCGAGGCCTACGGCATCTACGCGGTCAACGGCATCCTGTTCAATCACGAGTCCGCGCGCCGCGGGCCGACCTTCGTCACGCGGAAGGTCGCCATGGCCGCCGCACGCATCAAGGCGGGCCTCCAGAGCGAGCTCTACATGGGCAATCTGGAGGCGCGGCGCGACTGGGGCTACGCGCCGGAGTACGTGGAAGCGATGTGGCGGATGCTGCAGCAGGACCAGCCCGATGACTACGTCGTCGCCACCGGCACCAGTTACAGCGTCCGCGACTTCGTCGAGCACTGTTTCGCCCACGTCGGGCTCGACTGGCGCGACCACGTCCGGTTCGACGAACGGTACCTGCGTCCGTCCGAGGTCGACGACCTGGTCGGGGACGCGTCCAAGGCGAACCGGGTTCTGGGATGGCGTCCGAGGGTACTCACTCCGGAACTGGCCCGGCTGATGGTCGACGCGGAGCTCGCGGCACTGGGAGGGACGAGAGCTGAGCCGGTGCCCGCGTCAGGCGCGTCTTCCGCGCTCCTGACGGCGGTCATGACGTGA
- a CDS encoding glycosyltransferase family 2 protein, with product MTTTPLRGTVGTWPLTVLMACHNRRESTLRALDSLQAQKGLPRGVSIGVHLVDAGSSDGTADAVRATFPGTDVVTVGPDVYWGTGMAIAAQRAPADSHVLWLNDDVELHPHAVATLLRTADPLRHPVVVVGATRSRVAPRTTYSGYRMTRTGGLRPPSAVRLEPDADGPRSCDTGNGNIVLVTAAARRVLGDIDRVFPHRLGDLDYGLRARRAGIPVLLAAGYLGVCDQNPARAPGTSAEPGIGPGLALRRLASVREQPPGPWWHYCRRHLGIWAPLIFCSPYVRALSRSLIRSPRRA from the coding sequence GTGACGACGACGCCTCTGCGCGGCACCGTGGGAACGTGGCCGCTCACTGTACTGATGGCTTGTCACAACCGGCGGGAGAGCACTCTGCGGGCGCTGGACTCGCTGCAGGCCCAGAAGGGCCTGCCGAGGGGCGTGTCCATCGGCGTGCACCTGGTCGACGCAGGCAGCAGCGACGGAACTGCCGACGCGGTCCGCGCGACCTTCCCCGGTACCGATGTGGTGACGGTGGGTCCGGATGTGTACTGGGGCACCGGCATGGCGATCGCCGCACAGCGGGCGCCGGCCGACTCCCACGTGCTGTGGCTCAACGACGACGTCGAGCTTCATCCGCACGCTGTCGCGACGCTCCTCCGCACAGCCGACCCGCTGCGTCATCCGGTCGTCGTCGTGGGAGCCACTCGGTCCAGGGTTGCTCCTCGGACGACGTACAGCGGTTATCGCATGACTCGGACAGGCGGTCTCCGTCCGCCTTCTGCGGTACGCCTCGAACCGGATGCCGACGGCCCCCGGTCGTGCGACACGGGCAATGGCAACATCGTCCTGGTGACGGCCGCCGCGCGACGCGTGCTCGGGGACATCGACCGGGTGTTCCCCCATCGCCTGGGCGACCTCGACTACGGGCTGCGGGCCCGCCGAGCAGGTATCCCGGTGCTGCTGGCCGCAGGGTACCTCGGTGTTTGTGACCAGAACCCGGCGCGAGCACCCGGCACCTCCGCGGAGCCCGGCATCGGACCGGGGCTGGCGCTGCGTCGGCTGGCCTCGGTGCGAGAACAACCTCCGGGGCCATGGTGGCACTACTGCCGCCGTCACCTCGGGATCTGGGCTCCGCTGATTTTTTGCTCCCCGTATGTCAGGGCCCTTTCGCGTTCACTCATCCGCTCTCCGCGGCGTGCCTGA
- a CDS encoding O-antigen ligase family protein has protein sequence MQQLLPAFVMVSAVTSGLLWILIRHHTVGVLLVMAAHAWGSVAGQGSALVLGIHVYPADALSLCAAGVGLGRLLVHGVPRRAGLGPLLGLGALTLCSTLRGIGTFGLQPAVNDARMSSWYLLAAALYTATMPAEVRLERVVGRAWGATAVAYAGLCLIGWARHGLHAVTYRATADGAVIDPRPVPAAAALVLTQAAVLWVYAPAEQKDRTEAVVVPGRLRRAAPALVLLLFVVLLQHRTVWVVTVAMVMVGFVLSTVTRKRGSLPAAMAVLSVSLVVLMYQLGAFGTIGNAIATSFEEVRRSNSTLEWRLAGWQQLLPRSTAEWLSGVPFGSGYDRVVGGSLVTVGPHNYYVHLLLRLGLLSLVLLIGWYVLTWRRLSSKGPWDVTLRVLMAGQLIFFVTYSASPEQGVLLGLCMWYLRTRAAGAASGSGSHGVPPIQLPKSAGRPADDVLAAPTVRGASR, from the coding sequence GTGCAACAGCTGCTGCCCGCCTTCGTCATGGTGTCTGCTGTCACAAGTGGCCTCCTGTGGATTCTCATCAGACACCACACGGTCGGTGTTCTCCTCGTCATGGCCGCTCATGCCTGGGGCTCAGTGGCCGGCCAGGGCTCTGCCCTGGTCCTGGGCATCCATGTCTACCCAGCGGATGCCCTGTCCCTGTGCGCGGCAGGCGTCGGCCTCGGCAGGCTGCTGGTTCATGGCGTGCCGAGACGGGCCGGACTGGGGCCCCTGCTGGGGCTGGGGGCCCTCACTCTGTGCTCGACGCTGCGCGGCATCGGCACATTCGGCCTGCAGCCGGCAGTCAACGACGCCCGCATGTCCTCCTGGTATTTGCTGGCCGCCGCGCTGTACACCGCGACGATGCCCGCCGAGGTGCGGTTGGAACGCGTCGTCGGACGGGCGTGGGGTGCGACGGCAGTGGCATACGCCGGACTGTGCCTGATCGGTTGGGCGAGGCACGGGCTGCACGCGGTCACCTATCGCGCCACCGCCGACGGAGCGGTGATCGATCCCCGACCCGTGCCGGCGGCAGCCGCTCTCGTTCTGACGCAGGCCGCGGTCCTGTGGGTGTACGCACCCGCTGAACAGAAGGACAGGACGGAGGCCGTTGTCGTCCCGGGCCGGCTCCGTCGCGCGGCCCCCGCCCTGGTGCTTCTGCTCTTCGTGGTTCTCCTGCAGCACCGCACCGTCTGGGTCGTGACGGTGGCCATGGTGATGGTCGGGTTTGTGCTGAGCACCGTCACCCGCAAGCGTGGGTCGCTGCCGGCGGCCATGGCTGTGCTGTCCGTGTCTCTTGTGGTGCTGATGTACCAACTGGGCGCCTTCGGCACGATCGGCAACGCGATCGCCACGTCGTTCGAAGAGGTGCGCAGGAGCAACAGTACGCTCGAATGGCGTCTGGCGGGCTGGCAACAGCTTCTGCCGAGGTCAACGGCCGAATGGCTGAGCGGCGTGCCTTTCGGATCCGGCTACGACCGCGTCGTCGGCGGCAGTCTGGTCACCGTGGGACCGCACAACTACTACGTACATCTCCTGCTACGGCTGGGACTTCTCAGCCTCGTGCTGCTGATCGGCTGGTACGTGCTGACGTGGCGGCGGTTGAGTTCGAAAGGCCCGTGGGACGTGACGCTGCGCGTCCTGATGGCGGGGCAGCTGATCTTCTTCGTCACCTACTCGGCGAGTCCGGAACAGGGCGTACTGCTGGGGCTGTGCATGTGGTACCTGCGTACACGCGCCGCCGGCGCTGCATCCGGAAGCGGGTCGCACGGCGTGCCACCCATCCAGCTTCCGAAGAGCGCCGGGCGTCCGGCAGATGACGTACTGGCCGCGCCGACGGTGCGGGGAGCCTCCCGGTGA
- a CDS encoding acyltransferase: MIGLAPGSDVLLGDRVVLVSRTPWTALGVARPVILRTLRPGAVISIGPDTGLSGATVCAATSVDIGARVLVGADVLISDTDFHPVDACPRRSAPESAAASARVSIGNDVFLGARAIVLKGVTIGEGTVVGAGSVVTSSLPDHVVAAGNPCRVLRPLRDTSPPTRADGHDA; this comes from the coding sequence TTGATCGGCCTGGCACCCGGCTCAGACGTCCTTCTGGGCGATCGCGTTGTACTTGTCTCGCGGACACCGTGGACAGCCCTCGGCGTTGCCCGACCGGTCATCCTGCGAACGCTGCGCCCGGGTGCGGTCATCAGTATCGGCCCGGACACCGGTCTGAGCGGAGCAACCGTGTGCGCTGCGACGAGTGTCGACATCGGTGCCCGTGTCCTGGTCGGGGCCGACGTCCTCATCTCCGACACGGACTTCCACCCGGTCGACGCCTGTCCGCGCAGGTCGGCTCCCGAAAGCGCTGCCGCTTCCGCCCGCGTGAGCATCGGCAACGACGTGTTTCTCGGTGCGCGGGCGATCGTGCTCAAGGGAGTCACCATCGGTGAAGGCACCGTGGTGGGTGCCGGGAGCGTCGTGACCTCGTCGCTGCCCGACCACGTGGTCGCCGCCGGAAATCCCTGCCGCGTCCTGCGTCCCCTCCGCGACACCTCACCTCCGACCAGGGCCGACGGTCACGACGCCTGA
- a CDS encoding glycosyltransferase family 4 protein, which translates to MHIGLAGPVDLAPLAAYVPGPLPEVYSFGLLGWLARSWLEAGHRVTVYALSPAVRVRHVHGEGDPLRIVVVPQRPRARHRLRDFFRAERLGLTAAMLENPADVVSAHWTYEFALAAEATGLPAFVTAHDTPLRSAWEMRSAYRWLRHSLAVPAVHRATALSAVSPYAARHLQRCLGVRRHVEVIPNGVELDALPRAGTPRTADSPVFASAVHGWGPLKNGKGLLRAFRLARKQVPAARLLMFGDGFGPDGPAARWAARERLGAGVHFVGATDRHVMLRRFCEEVDVLVHPSRVECFPMILVESMAVGIPSVAGAQSGGVPWVLDGGLAGVLTDVDNPVKLAEAMVDLARDRARRTRLAQAARNRVTEHFQIRGVAQAYADWFSRGC; encoded by the coding sequence GTGCACATCGGACTGGCAGGCCCGGTGGACCTCGCTCCACTCGCGGCATACGTGCCCGGGCCGCTGCCCGAGGTCTATTCCTTCGGCCTCCTGGGCTGGCTGGCCCGCAGCTGGCTGGAGGCCGGGCACCGGGTGACCGTCTATGCGCTGAGCCCCGCGGTGCGGGTGCGGCACGTCCACGGGGAGGGTGACCCGCTGCGGATCGTCGTGGTGCCTCAGCGGCCACGGGCCCGGCACCGGCTCCGGGACTTCTTTCGGGCCGAACGACTCGGTCTGACAGCGGCCATGCTGGAGAACCCGGCCGACGTCGTCAGTGCGCACTGGACCTACGAGTTCGCTCTGGCAGCCGAGGCCACGGGACTGCCCGCGTTCGTCACGGCACACGACACGCCGCTTCGGTCCGCATGGGAGATGCGCAGCGCCTACCGGTGGCTTCGGCACTCACTCGCCGTGCCCGCCGTACATCGGGCCACGGCCCTGAGCGCGGTGAGTCCGTACGCCGCCCGGCATCTGCAGCGGTGTCTGGGCGTTCGCCGGCATGTCGAAGTGATTCCCAACGGAGTCGAGCTGGACGCCCTCCCCCGCGCCGGCACACCACGCACAGCAGATAGCCCCGTCTTCGCCTCTGCCGTGCACGGTTGGGGCCCCCTCAAGAACGGCAAGGGCTTGCTCCGTGCCTTCCGACTGGCGCGGAAGCAGGTACCAGCGGCCAGACTCCTGATGTTCGGTGACGGTTTCGGCCCGGACGGCCCCGCAGCCCGCTGGGCCGCTCGCGAGCGACTCGGGGCAGGGGTCCACTTCGTGGGGGCGACGGACCGTCACGTGATGCTGCGGCGCTTCTGCGAGGAAGTGGATGTACTGGTTCATCCGTCACGGGTGGAGTGCTTCCCCATGATCCTCGTGGAGTCCATGGCTGTGGGCATTCCGTCAGTGGCCGGCGCGCAGAGCGGCGGCGTCCCGTGGGTGCTGGACGGGGGCCTGGCCGGGGTGCTCACCGACGTCGACAACCCGGTGAAGCTCGCCGAGGCCATGGTGGACCTGGCCCGCGACCGGGCGCGCCGGACGCGTCTTGCCCAGGCGGCACGCAACCGCGTCACAGAACACTTCCAGATCCGCGGCGTGGCCCAGGCCTATGCGGACTGGTTCTCGCGAGGCTGCTGA
- a CDS encoding oligosaccharide flippase family protein, with translation MTGHRRDPGHAATRVLVSLGWNYGAAIVTTFLQLGYAAWTGRIASTEAFGAYAIALTVTQLVGYLSNGGLATHVLRVDQLTGPVVRAAMRLGTAYGVVAFTVLQSVASWCGALWQMPTLPLMLRVLGCQLLVQPGAAVAITALRRIGLVRAAVTCELTAQAGGVAVGTALLACGWKSFGLAAAQPATAMLTVALGLLVIVVRSPIPDGSPVRSRDLVMPSGLLAGYGLLEFVTSNAPMWVVGRVFGAGVTGAYSRANVVTGLTSQFLFQGLNSAATPALAERRRQGLEGAPAVAHVVCSASAAALIGFGALAGIGPTALHVLLGGGWDMASELVPLLAAGAAATLLCRSGMIIDQVCHATRALLRTQIAAAAVTAAAVCAALVWQSLLLLTAAGAMGQVAGHIVQVVGWQRQGLVHASFVVRAHVVHGLVGAALGAAAMCGTFGRPPTSGLVCGLAFMVPVVLVCTLVRRRIPVYAAAVAMGLCPSPRAGHRAGPLDYVALSEHAEGR, from the coding sequence GTGACAGGACACCGCCGGGATCCGGGTCACGCGGCCACTCGAGTCCTCGTCAGTCTCGGCTGGAACTACGGGGCGGCCATCGTCACCACGTTCCTTCAGCTCGGCTACGCGGCCTGGACGGGCCGGATCGCCTCGACCGAGGCATTCGGAGCCTACGCGATTGCCCTCACCGTGACCCAGCTCGTCGGCTACCTTTCCAACGGCGGGCTGGCCACCCACGTCCTGCGGGTCGACCAGCTGACCGGCCCCGTGGTACGGGCGGCGATGCGTCTCGGTACCGCTTACGGGGTCGTCGCGTTCACCGTGCTTCAGTCGGTCGCTTCGTGGTGCGGTGCTCTTTGGCAGATGCCCACCCTGCCTCTCATGCTCAGGGTGCTGGGCTGCCAGTTGCTCGTGCAGCCGGGGGCCGCGGTGGCCATCACCGCTCTGCGCCGCATCGGCCTGGTCCGCGCGGCAGTGACCTGCGAACTGACGGCGCAAGCCGGGGGCGTGGCGGTCGGTACCGCACTGCTGGCCTGCGGCTGGAAGTCGTTCGGCCTGGCTGCAGCGCAGCCGGCCACCGCGATGCTCACCGTGGCCCTGGGCCTACTCGTGATCGTCGTCCGATCACCGATTCCCGACGGCTCTCCGGTACGGTCTCGTGATCTGGTGATGCCGTCCGGTCTCCTGGCCGGTTACGGCCTTCTGGAATTCGTGACCAGCAATGCTCCCATGTGGGTGGTGGGCCGTGTGTTCGGCGCGGGCGTCACCGGAGCGTATTCCCGCGCGAACGTTGTCACCGGCCTGACGTCCCAATTCCTCTTCCAGGGACTCAACTCGGCCGCCACTCCGGCTCTCGCCGAACGGCGCAGACAGGGGCTTGAGGGAGCGCCGGCCGTGGCGCACGTCGTCTGCTCGGCTTCCGCCGCGGCGCTCATCGGATTCGGTGCGCTGGCCGGCATCGGGCCGACCGCGCTCCACGTACTGCTCGGCGGCGGTTGGGACATGGCCTCCGAGCTGGTTCCCCTGCTGGCCGCGGGAGCAGCGGCGACTCTCCTGTGCCGATCCGGGATGATCATCGACCAGGTGTGCCACGCCACCAGAGCGCTGCTGCGGACACAGATCGCGGCGGCAGCCGTCACCGCCGCCGCAGTCTGCGCGGCACTCGTGTGGCAGAGCCTGCTTCTGCTCACCGCCGCAGGGGCGATGGGGCAGGTGGCGGGGCACATCGTCCAAGTGGTGGGCTGGCAACGCCAGGGGCTGGTGCACGCTTCCTTCGTCGTGCGTGCGCACGTCGTGCACGGGCTCGTCGGTGCGGCGCTGGGTGCCGCGGCCATGTGCGGAACCTTCGGCCGGCCACCCACGTCAGGCCTGGTCTGCGGCCTGGCGTTCATGGTGCCAGTGGTGCTGGTGTGCACGCTTGTGCGCCGGAGAATCCCGGTGTACGCGGCCGCCGTCGCCATGGGGCTGTGTCCGTCACCGAGGGCCGGACACAGGGCGGGACCTCTGGATTACGTTGCCCTCTCCGAGCATGCGGAAGGACGCTGA